The Raphanus sativus cultivar WK10039 chromosome 2, ASM80110v3, whole genome shotgun sequence genome includes a region encoding these proteins:
- the LOC108832705 gene encoding putative lipid-binding protein AIR1 — protein MAPRIALALFLSLNFLFFTHTSALGTCPRDTLQIGLCANALNVVNIILGYSPVKPCCSLIDGLVDLEAAACLCTALKVNILGIKLNLPIYVNALLNNCGHITPTLYPCV, from the coding sequence ATGGCTCCAAGAATTGCTCTTGCACTCTTCCTTTCTCTGAACTTCCTCTTCTTCACTCACACTTCTGCTCTGGGCACTTGTCCAAGAGATACCCTGCAGATTGGTCTTTGCGCTAATGCTCTCAATGTAGTTAACATAATATTGGGATACTCACCTGTAAAGCCATGCTGCTCATTAATTGATGGCTTGGTTGACCTTGAGGCTGCAGCCTGTCTCTGTACCGCACTCAAGGTTAACATTCTTGGCATCAAGCTTAACCTTCCTATCTATGTCAACGCACTCCTCAATAATTGTGGCCATATAACTCCGACATTATACCCATGCGTCTAA